TGTAGCTATCCCGTGCTACTTGGGGTATAATTATTTAGTGTCGCGGATGAACGTTATATTACAGGATATGGAGCGGGCAGGGGTGGAGTTGATCCATGCGATTGTGGAGACGCGCAGCAAAAAAGAGGAGGCTTAGGTTGAGGTATGAAATTGGATCGCAGGCATAAACCGCTCAGTGGCTTAATCGAACTCACTCCGATGATTGATGTGGTGTTGTTGCTCTTGGTGTTTTTTATTTTGAGTTCTGCTTTGGTTGCGCAGCCGGGAATTCGAGTTGATCTCCCGCGGGGGCTTTTGGCAGCGGGTTATCGGAGCAACGAGTGGATTATCACTGTGGCTTTGGAAGCTGATTCGAAAGATAGGCGGGAAGCACGGGTGTTAATTTTTTTTAATGACCAATTAGTCACTTTGGCTGATCTTTCGAGTAAGTTGATTGAGGTGAATCCGCAGAAGGAGAATCGGACGTTGGTGATCAAAAGCGATCGGTTTGTGCCGCAAGGAGTTTTGGTGGATATCATGAATATAGCCATTCAAGGGGGGTGGTCGGTGATCTTGGCGACTAGGGAGTAGAGGATGAAAGCTATAGATAAATTACATGAGGGGCTTGATCCTTTTGCGAGTCGACTTTTTGGAGCTGTAAAGAAAAACAAACAGTTTTCATATATATTGATCATCGTGGCAGGATTGCATGTGGTGCCGTTTATTTATTTGAAAATAAGTTATCCAAGAGATCGAGTAGTGCCGCGGCCTGCGCCTAAAGTTATTTTATGGGCACCTGAGATTGTGCCGCCTTCTCTGCGTGAACAGATGGATTTTATCAGCGTCTTTCGTGATCCTGCCTCTTTGATGTTGCCTGCGCCTTATAAGGTTCAGCGTACATCTGAAAAGCCGGTTTCGCGGTTACCTAAATTGCAACCTACCCCTACGCCGATAGTTAGCTTAGCGGCTTTGAGTGACGTCAAGGCTCAGCAGAGCGAGAGCTTGACGGCGCGAGCGTTGAGTGCGCTCAATCCTTTACGCAGACAGTTTGTGGTTTTTAAACCCATAACTATGGATTCGATTCCGAATCGGACGCAGGTTATTTTTACTCCGTCAATTCGTGATCGAGTCAGGCAACCTTTACCTGAGTTACCTTCAGCTCAAGTGCTTATGCTGAACCAGACCTTTCCTACGCAACTGCGTATCGCTATAGATCGAGACGGTCGGCTTCGACACGCTTTAATCGCAGCAGGGAGTGGTAGTGATAAGTTGGACCAACAAGCGCTAGAACTTATAAGAAACTTTAGATTTACGAAATTGTCTGACAATGAATCAAAGGCTCTTGTGTGGGGCGATGTGAAATTTTTCTGGGCTTTTCAAGCTTCAGAAAATGTTACTAACCATGACTCCACTGCACCATGAGTCTCTCTTTGACGACACTTTTCTTCATCTACCCGACAGTGCTCATCGGGGTGGTGCTATTTTTCTGGTTTCAACTCGATCGACAAATGCAAAGAGAGAATTTGTGGAGGGAGAAGAGTGTGTATTGTCGAAGCTGTGGAGCTTTGAATAAAATCTGTATGCCGAAAACAAGTTTTCGCTGTAGAAAATGTGACGCAAGGCAAGTAATCACATTATAAACAACAACACGCTGAGAATCTTATGGGCATGTGGATAGGCATCGGAAGAAAAGCTAGGGTTACCTATGGATTTGATGAAATCGCGCTCGTTCCTGGGCGTGTAACGATCAACCCAAATGAGGTGGATATTACGTTCAAAATTCCTAACTGGAAGACGCAAGAGGAAATTGAGCTCAAGATCCCGATCATTGCTAGCGCAATGGACGGAGTAACGGATGTGCGTTTTTGCATTGAAATGGGGCGGCTAGGAGGCTTGGGAGTGATTAATCTTGAGGGTGTCCAGACCCGCTATGAGAATCCGGAGGAGGTGATTAACGAGATAACGCGAGCTGACAAAAACAGCGTAACGGAGTTGATACAAAAAATTTATTCAGCTCCTATACAAGAGAAACTGATTGCACAGCGCATTAGCGAATTGAAGTCTGCTGGCGTATTGGCGGCAGTGAGTTCTATCCCTCAGAGAGCTGAGCGTTTTGGAGCGCTGGCACAAGAAGCGGGTGCGGATTTGTTCATCGTGCAATCTACGGTCAGCACCGTTCAGCATATCTCATCACAGTATCCATCGCTCGATTTGCAGAAATTTTGCAACATGATGAGGATCCCGGTTATTGTCGGTAATGCAGTTACCTATGATGTCGTGCTCGATCTTATGCGATGTGGAGTGGCAGGAGTTTTAATAGGAGTTGGCCCGGGAGCAGCCTGCACATCACGTGGAGTGTTGGGACTTGGGGTTCCCCAGGTGACTGCTACTGTGGATGCGGCTGCTGCTCGAGATGCATATTACATTGAAAGCAAGGGACGATATGTGCCGATCATTACAGATGGTGGGATGAGTAAGGGGGGAGATGTGTGTAAGGCCTTGGCTTGTGGCGCAGATGCGGTTATGATAGGCTCCGCCTTTGCGCGAGCTCAGGAGGCGCCTGGGAAGGGGCATCACTGGGGAATGGCGACTCCACATGCGAATTTGCCACGAGGCACACGTATCCGCGTGGGGGTGACGGGTTCGTTGCGACAAATCCTTTTTGGTCCAGCGACAGTAGATGATGGCTCACAAAATCTAGTCGGAGCGATCATGACTTGTATGGGGAATGTAGGGGCGAAAGATCTGCGAGCCTTTCAAAAAACCGAGATTATTATTGCCCCGTCGATCAAGACTGAGGGTAAACTGTTTCAAATGGTTCAGGCAGTGGGCATGGGAACTCAGTGAGAGGAATATGTTCGCTGCTTTAAGACATACCTTGGCAGTAGAGTGTTCAAATTTGGGTGAGCGGAGGGCGTTCACATTACTTGAAGTGATGCTTGCGGTGTCTGTGCTAGCGCTCCTCGTAGGGATGCTATGGACTGTCGTTAAGTCTTCAATTGAAAGTGCGCATTACATCCAGCAGGTTCAAACGGAACAACAACAATTTGTCGCACTGAATGCCTTTCTGGAGAATCTTTTTCGTCGCCTTCCTGCAGAGGCCCAAATTACCAGCCGTTTAAAGGATCAAGGCTCAAAGGGACTGAGTCTTCTATACATTACAAACGCCCCGGGGGCGATTTATTTATTAAACCAAGGAGCGAATATCGACACTTTAGTGTTAGGAGCACGCGAACAAATTGGTGGATACGTTCAATTTTCACTTTTTTCATCGGCATCTGCGGTTGACACATCGGACGAAAATGAGCCACCCTTAGATTTAATCAAAGATTTGGCTGATATTCAGTGGCGATATTTTGACGTTCGTTCTCAACAATGGATGACGGATTGGTTGGATACCTCTACTAAACCAGGGTTGATAGAGCTTACTTTAAAGCCTGCAGGGAAAAATGAAGCATCCTACACTTTCACTTACTGGATACCTCCACTTGTCAAGCCATCCACCTATGATCCGCGGGCAAATCCAGATCAACCTCCAGGGGCACCTCCAGGAGGAGCATCATCTTCTCCCTCCAATTTCATGCCACAACCCAACACACCTGGTTCAACAATGCCCCTTCAGCCCATACCCTACGGGCCACGCCCACTTCCTGGAACGCCTCCGCCTAAGCCATGAAATCTTTTCTTTCTTTCCGACCCTACAAGACTACACGCAGCGGTGTAGCACTGCTGCTAGTTATTTGGGCTGTGGCTATTATGTCTATCACGGTCCTAGGTATAGTCCGTCTCATCGAGTTTAACCTCGACGATGAATCTTCACGCAACATCGAATTCCGCGCTCGGCAACTTGCAGAATCAGGCCTCTCAGTAGGCCTCCATCCCGATATTAAACCTGGTGATCCTCTCCTTCAGCAAACCTTTGGTCCCAACGAATCATTCACCGTCACTATCCAAGCCGAAACAAGCAAAATTAACATCAACAAAGTTCTCCTAGAACAAGCGGCTACAGCCGAAGAACAATTCTCACAGTCAAATATACTCGTTGACCTTTTTGCCTCGTGGGAAGTCCCTGCGATGACGGCTTTATCGATTATCGCCTGTCTTAAAGATTGGGTAGACTCAGATTC
This genomic stretch from Candidatus Methylacidiphilales bacterium harbors:
- a CDS encoding prepilin-type N-terminal cleavage/methylation domain-containing protein; the protein is MAVECSNLGERRAFTLLEVMLAVSVLALLVGMLWTVVKSSIESAHYIQQVQTEQQQFVALNAFLENLFRRLPAEAQITSRLKDQGSKGLSLLYITNAPGAIYLLNQGANIDTLVLGAREQIGGYVQFSLFSSASAVDTSDENEPPLDLIKDLADIQWRYFDVRSQQWMTDWLDTSTKPGLIELTLKPAGKNEASYTFTYWIPPLVKPSTYDPRANPDQPPGAPPGGASSSPSNFMPQPNTPGSTMPLQPIPYGPRPLPGTPPPKP
- a CDS encoding GuaB3 family IMP dehydrogenase-related protein, encoding MGMWIGIGRKARVTYGFDEIALVPGRVTINPNEVDITFKIPNWKTQEEIELKIPIIASAMDGVTDVRFCIEMGRLGGLGVINLEGVQTRYENPEEVINEITRADKNSVTELIQKIYSAPIQEKLIAQRISELKSAGVLAAVSSIPQRAERFGALAQEAGADLFIVQSTVSTVQHISSQYPSLDLQKFCNMMRIPVIVGNAVTYDVVLDLMRCGVAGVLIGVGPGAACTSRGVLGLGVPQVTATVDAAAARDAYYIESKGRYVPIITDGGMSKGGDVCKALACGADAVMIGSAFARAQEAPGKGHHWGMATPHANLPRGTRIRVGVTGSLRQILFGPATVDDGSQNLVGAIMTCMGNVGAKDLRAFQKTEIIIAPSIKTEGKLFQMVQAVGMGTQ
- a CDS encoding biopolymer transporter ExbD, whose translation is MKLDRRHKPLSGLIELTPMIDVVLLLLVFFILSSALVAQPGIRVDLPRGLLAAGYRSNEWIITVALEADSKDRREARVLIFFNDQLVTLADLSSKLIEVNPQKENRTLVIKSDRFVPQGVLVDIMNIAIQGGWSVILATRE
- a CDS encoding energy transducer TonB → MKAIDKLHEGLDPFASRLFGAVKKNKQFSYILIIVAGLHVVPFIYLKISYPRDRVVPRPAPKVILWAPEIVPPSLREQMDFISVFRDPASLMLPAPYKVQRTSEKPVSRLPKLQPTPTPIVSLAALSDVKAQQSESLTARALSALNPLRRQFVVFKPITMDSIPNRTQVIFTPSIRDRVRQPLPELPSAQVLMLNQTFPTQLRIAIDRDGRLRHALIAAGSGSDKLDQQALELIRNFRFTKLSDNESKALVWGDVKFFWAFQASENVTNHDSTAP